Proteins from a single region of Theileria parva strain Muguga chromosome 1, complete sequence, whole genome shotgun sequence:
- the msh2 gene encoding MutS domain V family protein: MFTSSDKYNDLPSDEEEITLIKHVKTNTLNLNVKVLGVVVKTISSLVKQVGISLINFSENAIKVSEISDNEYFTNLESLILQINPSNCVLAIPKDSLDYKRINHVIAVCNLKTTFKFINNKEIDLLDDFKVTNSLEYLLMDDDSVKNHMKEISLKLAMKAFCLTADFINYKDRNYKSHFTLSIYTMDNYLCLDRAAFNALSILPHNNQQCVKMSLYDLLNKCRTSIGSQLLKMWITQPLVSVVDIKKRQDCVEAFKSMYRTIQSECLRKVQNLDQILTKFKNFDMGVETKCTKQPSFEDLVVLYDCIISANRLNQFTFKRYDGVHSHTIRELFAEPLSKISSKFESYLRLVEKTVDLKEAENRVYVFNRNFDESLKKISSKLDQIRYDIEMQRQAIQNELPYSSGKKGNQVKIVECNTLGFLFRVAKKDHPSLMKAQIPGVSIEKVRLNKNEFLFTTAKLRRQCTLYKNTLELYEESQDLMVKRTFKVACTYWTLLERFIKIIATLDVLTAFAEVATLFNYVRPTIDETGKTVNLTEARHPLVEYVLSSNSFIPNDLYMERDRSRVQIITGPNMGGKSTYIKQIGLIAILNQIGSFVPCKKAKLPIFKHILCRIGASDIQQRGVSTFLAEMVESAAILRIANEHSLVIIDELGRGTSTHDGFGLSWAIVVDLIERAKCFCLCATHFHEMGSLALEHFGVVNKHLTAQFYDSINSMTFLYKVKDGVCKKSFGINVAIIAKFPQDVIESAQNKLKELERKYSPRRTDLIKDLLRSPTFTEFKNSLQTLALEA, translated from the exons ATGTTTACGAGTAGTGACAAGTATAATGATTTACCTTCCGATGAGGAGGAGATAACATTAATAAAGCACGTGAAAACAAACACTTTAAACTTGAATGTTAAGGTTTTGGGCGTTGTCGTGAAGACGATATCCTCCCTGGTCAAGCAAGTTGGAATTTCGCTAATTAACTTCTCGGAAAATGCCATTAAAGTCTCTGAAATTTCCGATAAcgaatattttactaatttggaatctttaattttacaa ATTAATCCTTCCAACTGCGTTCTCGCAATTCCCAAAGATTCACTCGATTATAAACGAATCAACCACGTCATCGCCGTATGTAACCTCAAAACCACCTTCAAATTCATCAACAACAAAGAAATCGATCTTCTCGACG ATTTTAAGGTGACGAACTCGTTGGAGTATTTGTTGATGGACGACGATTCGGTGAAGAACCACATGAAGGAGATAAGCTTAAAACTTGCGATGAAGGCGTTTTGCCTAACTGCTGATTTCATTAACTACAAGGACCGGAATTACAAGTCACACTTCACTCTCTCTATTTATACCATGGATAATTACCTCTGCCTCGATCGCGCCGCTTTCAACGCTCTTTCCATACTACCACACAATAATCAAC AGTGTGTGAAGATGAGTTTGTATGATTTGTTGAATAAGTGTAGAACGAGTATTGGTTCTCAGTTGCTGAAGATGTGGATAACGCAGCCGTTGGTGAGTGTGGTGGATATAAAAAAGCGGCAGGACTGTGTGGAGGCGTTCAAGTCAATGTACAGAACTATCCAGTCTGAATGTCTCCGTAAGGTGCAGAATTTAGATCAGATTCTGAcgaaatttaaaaatttcgACATGGGAGTTGAGACTAAATGTACTAAGCAGCCGAGTTTCGAGGACCTCGTAGTTCTCTACGATTGTATCATATCGGCCAATAGGCTAAATCAGTTCACCTTTAAAAGATATGACGGCGTACACTCTCACACGATCCGTGAGTTGTTTGCAGAACCTCTGAGTAAGATTTCGAGTAAATTTGAGAGTTACCTAAGACTAGTGGAGAAGACAGTTGATTTAAAAGAGGCTGAAAATAGAGTCTACGTGTTTAACCGTAACTTCGACGAGAGTTTGAAGAAAATCTCTTCAAAGCTTGATCAGATACGGTATGACATAGAGATGCAACGCCAGGCTATACAAAATGAGTTACCATACTCATCTGGTAAAAAGGGGAACCAGGTTAAAATTGTGGAGTGTAACACCTTGGGGTTTTTGTTTAGGGTAGCCAAGAAAGACCACCCATCTCTAATGAAAGCGCAGATCCCCGGCGTCAGTATAGAAAAAGTCAGACTTAACAAGAACGAGTTTCTCTTTACAACTGCTAAACTAAGGAGACAATGTACTTTATACAAGAACACACTTGAGTTATACGAAGAGTCCCAGGATCTCATGGTTAAAAGGACCTTTAAAGTCGCATGCACTTACTGGACACTCCTGGAGCGGTTTATTAAGATTATCGCCACTCTTGACGTTTTAACTGCGTTTGCCGAAGTCGCCACGCTTTTTAACTATGTTAGGCCCACAATCGATGAGACGGGGAAAACTGTTAACCTCACCGAAGCCAGACACCCACTCGTCGAATACGTACTCTCCTCAAACTCATTCATTCCCAATGATTTATACATGGAACGGGATCGCTCCAGAGTACAAATCATCACTGGACCAAACATGGGAGGGAAATCAACATACATCAAACAA ATCGGCCTGATAGCGATATTGAATCAGATAGGCTCATTTGTGCCGTGTAAGAAGGCGAAATTGCCGATTTTTAAGCATATCCTATGCAGAATCGGGGCCTCAGATATACAACAACG AGGAGTTTCCACGTTTTTGGCTGAAATGGTTGAGTCAGCCGCCATACTACGAATCGCCAATGAACACTCTCTAGTCATCATCGATGAACTCGGACGAGGCACATCCACTCACGAt GGGTTTGGATTATCATGGGCGATAGTGGTGGATTTGATAGAGCGTGCGAAATGTTTTTGTCTATGTGCTACACACTTTCACGAAATGGGCTCTCTCGCTTTAG AGCATTTTGGAGTGGTGAATAAGCATTTAACGGCGCAGTTTTATGATTCCATCAACAGCATGACATTTCTCTACAAGGTAAAGGACGGAGTATGCAAAAAATCATTCGGAATCAACGTCGCCATCATCGCCAAGTTCCCCCAAGAC GTGATAGAGAGTGCGCAGAATAAGTTGAAGGAGTTGGAGCGTAAATATAGTCCGAGGCGTACGGATTTAATTAAAGATTTATTAAGATCACCCACATTCACAGAATTCAAAAATAGCCTTCAAACACTCGCTCTCGAAGCTTAA
- the DNLZ gene encoding DNL zinc finger family protein produces the protein MFAIWRPFGILISHSLNRRFVPLKYLYCVALDLPIYQNKQIFNSFHLFTSESEPNDKSPNLDHIDINNKNGRYIAVFTCNICNYRSAKSFSKQAYHHGIVYVKCESCNNLHLISDQLGWFGEKQNIEEILQRKGEDVSKMELGENVSESDLELIKPLQHNKYFKH, from the exons ATGTTTGCCATTTGGCGTCCTTTTGGAATTTTAATTAGCCATTCCCTCAATCGGAGATTTGTACCCCTTAAATATCTTTATTGTGTTGCATTAGATTTACCAATCTACCAAAATAAgcaaatttttaattcattTCATCTGTTTACCTCGGAATCTG AACCTAACGATAAATCACCGAATTTAGACCACATTGATATTAATAACAAAAACGGCCGTTATATCGCAGTTTTTACTTGTAATATATGCAATTATCGCAGTGCTAAATCTTTCTCCAAA CAAGCGTATCATCATGGTATAGTGTATGTAAAGTGTGAATCTTGCAATAACC TGCATTTGATATCTGATCAGTTGGGATGGTTTGGAGAGAAGCAGAATATAGAGGAGATATTACAAAGGAAGGGTGAAGATGTTTCAAAAATGGAACTGG GTGAAAATGTCAGCGAATCTGATCTAGAACTCATTAAACCTCTTCAACACAACAAATACTTCAAACATTAA
- the Gars gene encoding glycine--tRNA ligase, producing the protein MSILFTLWMFCLFSGSSKKSLALSHFDSILKKKNFNSRLSKLLSISHSKTALHSSAFLLTKPLTYSYNTKSQNSNLSTTNPNTPKLSPNTTELSPNNTEYCRNTLEHSVDTPKLSVDSVKKSVESVKKSVESVKKSVDNLGVDLFNFGEESLRVAFSSDLAKNRKMATEKLRAQLLLNKVDCENLLRRRFFYANSFEIYGGSAGLFDFGPPGCALKSELERLWREHFIVFDEMLEVSCSCITPHPVLKSSGHVDRFTDLMVKNLSNGDCYRADKYLQDLISNIINYKTNHFLNITNSVTTTNSVTTNSVETGNSCNTNSNAKVTTTPNARVKVVNSALERLSVSELLRLRERVGSYSQEEMERFYTENQVKSPEGNDFSKPFPFNLMFSTSIGPKTEDKMSSLGYLRPETAQGIFVNFTRLLEFNGGKIPFAAAQIGLGFRNEISPRNGLLRVREFPMAEIEYFVNPKFKTHEKFPEFSHVVLPLVTRDQQSVDNFEPVLVSMSEAVSSGMVGNEALAYFLARTFLFLKRVGINEAGLRFRQHTANEMAHYASDCWDAEILTSYGWVEVVGHADRMAYDLMCHSKSTNSQLVAHHRYDTPIQVEKVVVKCNKPEIGKAFKADQKIILNHLNNLNTQQAKELHHLLHTRHQNTQNSNTHNSNIDNIDNIDNMDDVCDVDVGECVVVVDGREFRLRGSMVSFEFTSVKVCDETFVPCVIEPSFGLGRLIFSILEHAYRVRPVDSNVPEERKYVSLHKSIAPTKCSILPLSSKEVFEPLISRVQSQLRSLGISHKVDKTGASIGKRYARTDEIGVPFCVTLDFQSVNDDTVTLRERDSMQQVRVKLDQVGQLLSNLLKDITWEQATQHLPIFQQQIL; encoded by the coding sequence ATGAGTATTTTGTTTACATTATGGATGTTTTGTCTATTTTCAGGTTCATCTAAGAAGTCGTTGGCTTTATCGCACTTTGATTCTATTCTTAAAAAAAAGAATTTTAACTCCAGACTCAGTAAATTACTTTCAATTTCTCATTCTAAAACGGCTTTACATTCCTCAGCCTTCTTACTCACCAAACCCCTGACATATTCTTACAACACAAAGTCACAAAACTCAAACCTCTCAACCACTAATCCAAATACCCCAAAACTCTCTCCTAACACTACAGAACTCTCTCCTAACAATACAGAATACTGTCGTAACACTCTGGAACACAGTGTTGATACTCCAAAACTAAGTGTtgatagtgttaaaaaaagtgttgaaagtgttaaaaaaagtgttgaaagtgttaaaaaaagTGTTGACAATCTTGGAGTtgatttgtttaattttggtGAAGAATCTTTGAGAGTGGCGTTTAGTTCAGACTTGGCTAAAAATAGAAAGATGGCGACTGAGAAGTTGAGGGCTCAGTTACTTTTGAACAAGGTTGACTGTGAGAATTTACTAAGGCGTAGGTTTTTTTACGCCAATTCCTTTGAGATTTACGGCGGCTCCGCCGGATTATTTGACTTTGGCCCGCCGGGATGTGCGCTTAAATCTGAACTTGAGCGACTCTGGCGTGAACATTTCATAGTTTTTGACGAAATGCTCGAAGTTTCTTGTTCCTGCATCACGCCACATCCCGTACTTAAATCCTCCGGGCACGTTGACAGATTCACCGACCTCATGGTCAAAAATCTCTCCAACGGAGACTGCTACAGAGCCGATAAATACCTACAAGATCTCATCTCCAACATCATCAACTATAAAACCAATCACTTCCTCAACATTACCAATAGTGTTACCACTACTAATAGTGTTACTACTAATAGTGTTGAAACTGGCAATAGTTGTAATACTAATAGTAATGCTAAAGTTACTACGACGCCGAATGCTAGGGTTAAGGTTGTAAATTCCGCTTTGGAGAGGTTGAGTGTGTCGGAATTGCTGAGGCTGCGTGAGCGGGTGGGTTCCTACAGTCAAGAGGAGATGGAGCGATTTTATACGGAAAACCAGGTGAAGTCACCGGAAGGTAACGACTTTTCCAAGCCGTTCCCGTtcaatttaatgttttcgACATCAATTGGTCCTAAAACTGAAGATAAAATGAGTTCGCTGGGGTACTTGAGGCCGGAAACGGCTCAGGGgatttttgttaattttacacgTCTGCTAGAGTTTAATGGAGGTAAAATACCCTTTGCGGCAGCGCAAATCGGCTTAGGATTCAGGAATGAAATTAGTCCCAGAAATGGACTTTTAAGAGTTCGTGAGTTCCCAATGGCTGAAATTGAATACTTTGTAAatccaaaatttaaaactcACGAGAAATTCCCCGAATTCAGCCACGTTGTCCTGCCACTTGTGACGAGAGATCAGCAGTCagttgataattttgagCCTGTGCTGGTCTCAATGTCCGAGGCGGTGAGCAGTGGCATGGTGGGAAATGAAGCTTTGGCGTATTTTTTAGCGCgtacttttttatttttgaaaCGTGTTGGAATTAATGAAGCTGGGCTCAGATTTAGACAACACACAGCAAATGAAATGGCACATTACGCTTCAGACTGCTGGGACGCTGAGATTCTTACATCCTACGGCTGGGTTGAAGTGGTTGGACATGCCGACAGAATGGCGTACGATCTCATGTGTCACTCGAAATCAACAAACTCGCAACTCGTAGCACATCACCGCTATGACACTCCCATACAAGTCGAGAAAGTTGTCGTCAAGTGCAACAAACCCGAAATCGGCAAAGCCTTCAAAGCCGACCAGAAAATCATACTCAACCATCTCAACAATCTCAACACACAACAAGCCAAAGAATTACATCATCTACTACACACCCGTCATCAGAATACACAGAATTCCAACACTCACAATTctaatattgataatattgataatattgataatatgGATGATGTGTGTGATGTGGATGTGGGAGAGTGTGTGGTGGTTGTGGATGGTAGGGAATTTCGTTTGAGGGGATCGATGGTAAGTTTTGAGTTTACGAGTGTGAAGGTGTGTGATGAGACGTTTGTGCCATGTGTGATTGAGCCATCGTTTGGTCTTGGGAGATTAATTTTCTCTATTCTGGAACATGCCTACAGGGTCAGGCCTGTAGACTCCAATGTGCCTGAGGAACGTAAATACGTATCATTACACAAGTCAATAGCACCTACAAAGTGCTCAATTCTTCCATTATCGTCTAAGGAAGTGTTTGAGCCGCTAATTTCCAGGGTACAGTCACAGCTGAGGAGCCTGGGAATTTCACACAAAGTTGATAAAACCGGCGCCTCAATCGGGAAAAGATATGCGAGAACTGATGAAATTGGTGTACCATTTTGCGTAACCTTAGATTTTCAATCAGTAAACGATGATACCGTCACATTAAGAGAACGCGACTCCATGCAACAAGTCAGAGTCAAACTCGATCAAGTAGGTCAACTATTATCCAACCTACTCAAAGACATCACATGGGAACAAGCCACACAACACCTACCAATCTTTCAACAACAAATTCTCTAA
- a CDS encoding Cytokine-induced anti-apoptosis inhibitor 1 Fe-S biogenesis family protein has product MREVLVVSESVELAEEYYLSFNKFSSGSTSLLGQVTKASFFSSLASSGTKSLNTKSFGLKSLSLKSLNTKSSGLKSLNTKSSGLKSLGLKNEFDYLTFEQVKSSGLEDERYELILVVCDDTDDFYGEKGLANLTLFHNSLLPNGKFVLAVPLNSPHEEEMRKELMYSGLVDVASCAYYLTKFITGVRPNWKAKGDRKSSSIHAAPIDGYISKAPDYESCSTKPRACANCTCGRAERENLNSTDSNANSTDFNANSTDFNGVDLTTNSKDVSGVDLVVDVDAPTSSCGNCYLGDAFRCDSCPYKGLPAFKPGEKVLLE; this is encoded by the exons ATGAGGGAAGTGTTGGTGGTTTCTGAGAGTGTAGAATTGGCGGAGgaatattatttaagttTTAATAAGTTTTCCAGCGGATCAACTTCTCTTCTAGGACAAGTTACAAAGGCAAGTTTTTTCTCTTCTCTCGCCTCTTCAGGCACTAAATCTCTCAACACTAAATCTTTTGGTTTAAAATCTCTCAGTTTAAAATCTCTCAACACGAAATCTTCCGGGTTAAAATCTCTCAATACAAAATCTTCCGGGTTAAAATCTCTCGGGTTAAAAAATGAGTTTGATTATTTGACGTTTGAGCAAGTTAAGAGTTCGGGGTTGGAAGATGAAAGGTAtgagttaattttagtagtTTGTGACGATACGGATGACTTTTATGGCGAAAAAGGTTTGGCCAACTTAACTCTGTTTCACAACTCGCTCCTGCCAAATGGTAAATTCGTTCTTGCCGTCCCTCTCAATTCTCCACAT gAAGAAGAAATGAGGAAGGAGTTAATGTATAGCGGATTAGTGGATGTAGCATCCTGTGCATACTATCTTACCAAGTTTATCACAGGGGTTAGGCCGAACTGGAAAGCGAAAGGTGATAGGAAATCTTCCAGCATCCATGCCGCTCCCATTGACGGGTACATATCCAAGGCGCCAGATTACGAATCATGCTCCACCAAACCCAGAGCATGCGCTAATTGTACCTGCGGCAGAGCCGAACGcgaaaatttaaattccACAGATTCTAACGCTAATTCTACAGATTTTAATGCTAATTCTACAGATTTTAATGGTGTAGATTTGACTACTAATTCTAAAGATGTGAGTGGAGTAGATTTGGTAGTGGATGTTGATGCGCCAACGTCGTCTTGTGGTAACTGTTACCTTGGTGACGCTTTTAGGTGTGATTCATGTCCTTACAAAGGCCTGCCAGCCTTTAAACCTGGCGAAAAGGTTTTACTCGAATAA
- the GCN5 gene encoding Histone acetyltransferase GCN5, translated as MKTKLSQQNLASNESTSSPGPSTPKSATEAKTISRPLASVNTELNSKNESITSYVREIVNLYVLDCKKRPDPFQPTLEPKNSSKNSDSFSHLVLGGRDVSNIFRRSFETVPEPRRKDLLEIRSILSTSNNEDLESLVNTLCAIISYQQLLTPTARQKFANEHLQAWLKSQDGEAFAGKDYEKIYTSWKNYLRKHMPTGVKLCDYFSADFLRAVLVLNADRIRLELEKTAFKYHPDLFISLLCKQCGFSDELANTIGTMSSAKGYQIQSLLPSETGLGFLHRDAGGAKEEDLGIITFECITNDREPGHMIKLITVKNIFSRQLPKMPREYIVRLVFDRNHYTFCLLKKGEVIGGICFRPYFEQRFAEIAFLAVKSTEQIKGYGTRIMNHLKEHVKKSNIEYFLTYADNFAIGYFKKQGFSLKITMPRERWFGYIKDYDGGTLMECYISPNINYLRLSDMLSQQKAIVVKCIEAIKPLKVYSGLNVFNKNTTVTINPCDIPGLLEAGWTPTQTSNLNTLATSAEPEGQKKSLKASILELLNTLNKQQSVWPFRKPVKQSEAPDYYEIITHPTDISTMKRKAKLGEYKTKEQFGEELKRMFDNCRLYNTSHTIYYKYANELQAFIWPQYENIQE; from the coding sequence ATGAAAACTAAGCTAAGCCAGCAGAATTTGGCCAGTAATGAGTCCACATCTTCGCCGGGGCCTTCGACGCCAAAATCAGCAACAGAGGCCAAAACGATATCACGTCCACTGGCCTCTGTAAACACGGAattaaattctaaaaatgaGTCAATAACTTCATATGTCCGGGAAATCGTAAATTTATACGTTCTGGACTGTAAAAAAAGGCCTGATCCATTTCAGCCGACTTTAGAGCCCAAAAACTCATCTAAAAATTCAGACTCATTTTCACACTTAGTTTTAGGTGGCCGCGACGTCTCAAATATTTTCAGACGCTCATTTGAAACTGTTCCAGAGCCCAGAAGGAAAGATCTGCTCGAGATCAGAAGCATCTTGAGCACATCTAACAATGAAGATTTGGAATCTTTAGTTAACACACTGTGTGCAATAATAAGTTATCAGCAGCTTTTGACACCAACTGCAAGACAAAAATTTGCAAATGAGCATCTGCAAGCTTGGCTGAAATCACAAGATGGTGAAGCATTTGCAGGAAAAGACTACGAAAAGATATACACAAGTTGGAAGAATTATCTCAGAAAACATATGCCGACTGGTGTTAAACTGTGTGACTACTTTTCAGCTGATTTTCTCAGAGCCGTTCTAGTCCTGAACGCAGATCGCATAAGACTTGAACTAGAGAAGACAGCATTCAAATATCATCCAGATCTGTTCATCTCACTACTCTGTAAGCAGTGTGGATTTAGTGATGAACTTGCAAATACAATTGGCACAATGAGTAGTGCTAAGGGGTACCAGATCCAGTCACTGTTACCATCAGAGACGGGCCTAGGATTTCTACATAGAGACGCCGGAGGCGCTAAAGAAGAAGATTTGGGTATAATCACCTTTGAATGTATTACTAACGACAGAGAACCAGGACACATGATTAAGCTGATCACGGTGAAGAATATTTTCTCCCGACAGTTGCCTAAAATGCCCCGAGAATACATTGTGAGACTTGTGTTTGATCGGAATCATTATACGTTCTGTTTACTTAAGAAGGGCGAGGTGATTGGAGGTATCTGTTTCAGACCATATTTTGAGCAGAGGTTTGCAGAAATCGCATTTTTAGCCGTGAAATCCACTGAACAAATTAAAGGCTACGGGACCAGGATTATGAACCACCTCAAGGAACATGTTAAAAAAAGTAATATTGAATACTTTTTAACCTACGCTGATAATTTTGCCATTGGCTACTTTAAGAAACAGGGCTTCTCACTCAAGATCACAATGCCCCGGGAACGCTGGTTTGGATACATTAAAGATTATGACGGAGGCACTCTCATGGAATGTTACATATCAccaaatattaactatcTCAGACTTAGTGATATGCTAAGTCAGCAGAAGGCAATTGTAGTCAAGTGTATAGAAGCCATTAAACCTCTCAAAGTCTACAGCggtttaaatgtgtttaataaaaacacCACTGTCACCATAAATCCCTGTGATATACCTGGGCTACTAGAGGCTGGCTGGACACCAACTCAGACCAGTAACCTCAACACTTTGGCCACCAGTGCCGAGCCTGAGGGACAGAAAAAATCACTCAAGGCCTCGATATTAGAATTGTTAAACACTTTAAATAAACAACAAAGTGTTTGGCCCTTTAGGAAACCTGTAAAGCAATCTGAGGCACCAGACTACtatgaaattattactCATCCCACTGACATCTCAACAATGAAAAGAAAGGCAAAACTGGGAGAATACAAGACAAAGGAACAATTCGGCGAAGAACTCAAGAGAATGTTCGATAATTGCAGGCTATATAACACCTCACACACCATCTACTACAAATACGCAAACGAACTCCAAGCATTCATATGGCCACAATATGAAAATATTcaagaataa